A genome region from Solanum pennellii chromosome 12, SPENNV200 includes the following:
- the LOC107006970 gene encoding uncharacterized protein LOC107006970, which translates to MTDFNFDSTCTSPYISAPSSPQHFSTTFFFSAPTSPTRISALHSESNVADRDHDNDNDNDNDDFAFEFSGYEIMEKSTIAADELFDGGKIKLKQVMVPIDSPKMKQNNKDSVNSESNSSMRVSDVLLINENAEKTESSVSSLWKRRWKLKDLLLFRSASESRASSNTIEMSKYALVKKVREEEGSSSSLRITKMGSNSAHELHYKMKKEVLKDMKKKTFLPYKQSVLSWHGCYGLDDTISMYISPR; encoded by the coding sequence atgacagaTTTCAACTTCGACAGTACTTGTACTTCTCCATATATAAGTGCACCTTCAAGTCCTCAACATTTTAGTACAACATTCTTTTTTAGTGCTCCTACTAGCCCTACTCGTATCTCCGCTCTTCACAGCGAATCTAACGTTGCTGATCGTGATCATGATAacgataatgataatgataatgatgattTCGCTTTTGAATTTAGCGgatatgaaataatggagaaaagTACGATAGCAGCTGACGAGTTATTTGATGGCgggaaaatcaaattaaagcaAGTAATGGTACCTATTGATTCGCCGAAAatgaaacaaaacaacaaagaTAGTGTAAATTCTGAATCAAATTCTTCTATGAGAGTATCGGATGTTTTGTTAATCAATGAAAATGCGGAGAAAACAGAGTCCTCTGTTTCGTCGTTATGGAAAAGAAGATGGAAATTGAAAGATTTATTGTTGTTTAGAAGTGCTTCTGAGAGTCGAGCTAGTAGTAATACAATAGAGATGAGTAAGTATGCGTTGGTGAAGAAAGTTCGTGAAGAGGAGGGATCGAGCTCGAGCTTGAGGATAACGAAGATGGGATCGAATTCGGCTCATGAATTGCATTATAAGATGAAGAAGGAGGTGTTGAaagatatgaagaagaaaacaTTTTTACCATATAAGCAAAGTGTTCTTAGTTGGCATGGTTGTTATGGTCTTGATGATACAATTTCAATGTATATTTCTCCTCGTTAG